GCGCTCCGGCTCTTCGGGCGGCTCGGATACGAGGAGGGCGTCTCGGGCCACATCAGCGCCCGCGACCCGGAGTTCCCCGACTGCTACTGGGTGAACCCCTTCGGCGCGCCCTTCGAGGACCTCACCGCGAGCGACCTCATCCTGGTCAACGGCGAAGGGCAGGTCGTCCGGGGCGGCCAACACGTGAACCAGGCGGCCTTCACCGTCCACGCCCAGGTCCACCGGGCCCGGCCCGACGCCGTGGCCGTCGTCCACACCCACTCCCTTCACGGGCGGGCGCTCGCCGCGCTCGGCGAACTCCTCGACCCCCTCACCCAGGAGTCCTGCGCCTTCTACCAGGACCACGCCCTCTACGACGCGTACACGGGCGTCACCGTCGACGCCGAGGAGGGCCGCCGGATCGCCGTCGCCCTCGGCTCGTTCAAGGCGATCGTGCTGCGCAACCACGGGCTGCTCACCGTCGGCACCTCCGTCGACGCGGCGGCCTGGTGGTTCATCGCCATGGAACGCTGCGCCCAGGTGCAGCTGACCGCGCGGGCGGCCGGCAAGCCGGTGCCGATCGACCACCGGGAGGCGGTCGCCACCCGCGAACAGCTCGGCAGCGACCTCGTCGGCTGGATCAACTACCAGCCGCTCTGGCGCAGGATCAGTCGAGCGGAGCCCGAACTCCTGTCGTAACACCATCGCTTCACCCTTCTGTACGTCAATGCGATGGCGCGGCAATCACTCTCCGGCGGGGCGCACACGGCGACTCCGGGAGCCGCCGGTGCGACACAATTCCGGGGAATCAACGGCTGGTTGACCGTTCGGAACGCATCGGAGCGCACCGGGACGCAACGGAACGGGTCGTGAAGTGAGCTCGGGAAGTGAGCACCGTGGCGGTTCAAGAGGCGAGACAGTACGGCGAACACGCGACGGCCTGTGCCGGCTGCGCCCACTGCGGACAGGCCGGCCACCGACGCGCGGTCGCCGCCTTCCTCGCCCGGCGCGACGAACTCGCTGCCGGGCACGGCGTCCCCGCGGCCGTCGCCCATTCGCCGGTCGCCGCGCGCCAGTGGGTCTCGGACGAGCTGGCCCAGTCCGCCCGCGCGGTGGCCGCACGCGGCCGGGAGGCCGGGGTGGCCTGGCTCGACCGGGTACGGAGCGGGGGCCTCGGCGCCGTGTGGGGCGCCGTCCTGGCCCTCCTCCTCGGTCAGGCCCTCACCGCGATCGGGAGCGGCTGGACCGGTGCCCGTACGGCCGGGCTCTGCGCCGCCGTGGTCCTCGCCGTCCTGCTCAGCGTCGCCGCCCACGCCCACCGGACCCGCGGGGGCCTCCTCGCCCCGCTGATCGGTGAGGACAACCGGCTCTCCACGACCCGGGCCGTCGCCGCCGCCTGGCTCCTTCTCCTCGGCTTCACCCTCCTCTTCCTCGCCTTCCTGGCGTTCCGGTCCCCGGACCCGGGCGCCTTCGGTCTGGCCCGGGGCGCGGGCCTGCTCACCGTCTTCGCCCTCGTGTCGGGGGTCACCGTCACCGCCCGTCTCGTCGTCTCCGTCCGGATCGCGGCGCGCCGCCTCCAGAAGGTCCGCGCCGACCGTCCGCGCGCCGCCGACCTGCTCTGCGACGACAACGGCCGGGCCGGCCTCGCCGACGTCCAGTACCTCCTCGTCTCCTGTGCCGTCCTGGTGCTGACGGCCCTCGGTCTCGCCCGCGACCCCGGCAGGCTCCCCGAGGTGCCCTGGTCCCTCGTGCTCCTCCTCGCCGTCTCCGCGGCCTGGCAGCTCGCCGCGAAGTGCACGGAGGGCGTCCGCCCCACGATCCACTCCGTGGTCCGCTCCCGGGAGGCGGGCGACCTCGACGCCCCGATCCGTACCGGCGACGACATCGAGATCCGCGGCTGCGGCTTCGTCCCGCCCGGCGCCGCCGCTCCCGACCCGCTGACCCGGCTGGTCGTACGCATCGGCCCCGTCCACGCCCACGTCCCCCTGGTCCCGGTCCCCGGCGGTTTCGCCAACCCGACGGACACGGCCCTCACCGTCCCCCTCCCGGCGGACGTGGAGCCGGGCCGGGTGGAGGTCTCGGTCGTGACGGCGGCCGGCGTGGAGACCAATCGGGTCACGATCGACGTCGTCGACTGAGCGTCCGGCCCCCTCCGCGTATCCCCGGGGTGCAGGTCCGAGGAGAATCGTTCCGCGAACAGTCGTACGGGGCGTGGAGAGGTGACCGACGATGACGGGACGAGCGGACCGGCCGAACGACACGACAGGTGCCCCGGCCGACGGCCCGGCCGGGACCGGTGAATCCGGCCGCCGCGCCGAGCGGAAGGCCCGCTTCGCCACCTGGGAGGCCGCCTTCGTCCGATGGAAGGCCGTCGCCTCCCGCTACGCGCTCCTTCCGCTCCGGCTCTTCCTCGGCATCACGTTCGTCTACGCGGGTCTCGACAAGCTCACCGACGCCTCCTTCCTCGCCGACACGGGCAGCGGCTCCATCGGCGAGACGATGCGCGGGGTGCGGGACATCTCCGCGATCCCCGGCCTCGTCGACCTCGCCCTCAAGGACCCCAGCGCCTTCGGGTACGCCATCTCCTTCGGAGAACTCGCCGTCGGGATCGGAACGCTGCTCGGGCTCTACGCGCGCGTGGCGGCGCTCGGCGGCGCGCTGATCTCGCTGAGCCTCTGGCTGACCGTGAGCTGGCAGGTGAGCCCGTACTACCTCGGCAACGACCTCGTCTATCTGATGGCCTGGCTTCCGCTGCTGCTGGCCGGGGCATCCGTGCTGTCGCTGGACACGTTCCTCGCGGATCGGCGGCGCCGTATTCGATAGGCGACCCAGGTCGCGAGGGCGGCGGTGCCCAGACCGCCGCAGAGCACCGGGATCACCGCGTACCAGGGGGTCGTCCAGGCTCCGGCGAGATCGCCCGCGTAGACGGCGGCCAGGGCCAGGGCGGTGAGGCCGGCGAGCAGCCGGCCGGGGCGGAACTCATGGCGCAGCACGGGTGACCTCCACCTGTCCGATGCCGACCTCCAGCTGGAGGTCCAGCGTGCCGGCCGGGGCGGTCCCGGTCGGCGGGGTGATCGTGCGGTCCTCGACACGGTCCGGCGCGATGTCGATGTCCTCCGGCGCCTGCCCGGGCAGCTGCAGGTCACCGAGCCCCACCTCGGCGTGGAGCTTCACGACCGCGTCGTGCGGGACGATCACCTTGAGCTGCCCTGCGCCCACCTCGGCCTGGGTGGTGACGACCGCGCCCGTGGGGAGCGGGACCCCCGACAGGTCGAGCAGGCCGGCGCCGGTACCCAGCTCGTACCGCTCCTGCACCGCGGCGACGGAGGTCGGCTTCCAGGTCTCGCGGACCCACGTCGTGGTGATCCGGTCGGGGAGGGCGACCGCCCCGGCGAGCAGACAGGCGGTGAGGACGACCTGGACGATCGTCCCGAACCCGGTGCGGCCGAGGAAGCTGCTGACGACCAGGCCCAGACCGAACACCGCGAGGGCGGCCACGAGGCCCGTCGCCAGGCTCTTGCCCAGCGGCTGGGACTCCCAGGTCAGGGCGGTGCCGAGGACGGCCGCGACGATGGCGAGCAGATGGACGAGACCACCGATGGACACCGGGCTGCGCCGGACGGAGGGCTCCGGCCGGGCGGCGCGGGCCGAGGGATCCGGTCCCCACTGGCTTCCGGGCGTCGGCACGACGCCGTCCACCCGGCCCTCCGCGTCGACGATGCCGTGCGGCCCCCACAGGTAGCCCATCGCCAGCCTGCCGGTCGACCCGTCCTTGACGATCGGGTCCTTCCACCAGGACGGGAACTCGAGCACCGGCGGGGCCTTCGTCTCGGGCGGGGCCTCCGCGACCACATGGGCCGCCGCATGGTCCGTCCGGCCCTCCGTCTCACCGCCGGCGGCCCGGCGCCGCCGGGACCAGGCCGCCGCGCCGCACACCGCGCACGACAGCAGCAACGTGAAGCCCAGCATGGATCCGCTGCGCAGCATCGAGAGGAAGATCCCGCAGCCGACCATCGCCATGAGTATGGCCGCCAGGGTGGCCCCGGAGACCCGGCCGGTCAGCAGTCTGCGCCCCTCGTTCTCCTCCTCGCCCGCGAGCGGGACGAGCAGCCACGCGAAGCCGTAGAAGACCAGACCGACGCCACCCGTCACGGACAGCACGCCGACCGTGATCCGGAAGATCACCGGGTCGAGGTCGAAGTACCGGCCGAGGCCGGCGCAGACCCCGCCCACGACCTTGCCGCCCCGCGCACGCCGCAGAGGCAGTGAGGAATCGGCCTCCGCCGGCGGCGGGGCCTCGTGGGTCGAAGGCATCGAACTCGTCATGCGTCCATGGTGACGGCCGGTGACCCCGCGCGGCACCGGGATCGACCCTGGCCCGACCCTGATATTCGGAGGGGCGCTCTCCCTGAGGCGGTACCAGGGTCGATATCAGGGCCGACCCTGATGTCCGGGGCGGGCCGTACGTGTGACGATCGGTGCATGTCCGCAGCCGCTCGTGTCACCGAGACCGACGAACCGCCCGTGCGCAGGCTCTACCGGAGCGCCGACGGCCGGTGGCTCGGCGGTGTCGCGCGAGGCCTCGCGGGCCACCTGGGTCTGCCGGTCGTCTGGGTCCGGGCGCTCTTCGCGGTGCTGTTCTTCACGGACGGCCTCGGCGTCCTGCTCTACGCGGTCTTCTGGATAGTCGTCCCGCTCGGCGTCGGCGGCCGGGCCGCTCCCCGCCCCGTCTTCGAGACCACTCCGGACGGTCGACGCCGGCTGCGCAAGCCCGACCGGGGACAGGTCTTCGCCCTGATCGCGCTCCTGATCGGCGGCGCGGCCCTCGTGGGGACGGTCAATGTCGACAACGAGTCCGGGCGGTACGTCTGGCCGGTCCTCCTCATAGCGGTCGGTGTCGTCCTCGTCTGGCGCCAGGCGGACAACGCCCGCCGGGCGAGCTGGACCGACGCCGGGCGCCGAAGACGCGCGCTCCAGCTCGCCCGCGGACTCGTCGGCGTCGCCCTGGTCGGCACGGGCCTCGCGGTGTTCGTGGTGGTCCGCGGTTCCGTCGCCCAGCTCGGCACGGCCCTCACCGCCTCCGTCGCGGTCCTCACCGGGATAACGCTGCTCGCCGGCCCCTGGCTGGTCCGGATGTCGCAGGACCTCACCGAGGAGCGCACCATGCGCATCCGCGCCCAGGAGCGCGCCGAGGTCGCGGCCCACGTCCACGACTCCGTGCTCCACACCCTCACGCTGATCCAGCGGAACGCCGACGACGGGGGAGAGGTGCGCCGGCTCGCCCGTGCGCAGGAGCGGGAGCTGCGGAACTGGCTCTACAAGCCCGAGGGCACCGGCAAGGACGAGGAGCCCGCGACCCTCGCGGAGGCGGTGAAGAAGGCCGCGGCCGAGGTCGAGGACAAGCACGGAGTGCCTCTGGAGGTCGTCGTCGTGGGCGACTGCCCGCTCGACGAGAAACTGACCGCACAGATGCAGGCCGCGCGCGAGGCGATGGTCAACGCCGCCAAGTACGGTGGCGAGGGCGGTGCGGTGCAGGTGTACGCCGAGGTCGAGGGCCGCACGGTCTTCGTCTCGGTGCGGGACCGGGGGCCGGGCTTCGACCTGGACGCCGTGCCCGACGACCGGATGGGCGTACGAGAATCGATCATCGGGCGGATGCAGCGCAACGGCGGTTCGGCCCGGCTGCGGTCCGTGCCGGGCGGGGGCACCGAAGTGGAGCTTGAGATGGAGAGGGCGGACGGATGAGCGACGAGACCGGGGCAGCGACCGGGACCGGTGCGGCGGAGGAGGCGCCGGGCACGGAACGCAGGGTGCGGGTCGTGCTCGTCGACGACCACCGCATGTTCCGTACGGGCGTGCAGGCGGAGATCGGCAGGACCGAGGTCACCGGCGTCGAGGTGGTCGGCGAGGCCGCCGACGTCGACCAGGCGGTCACGGTCATCACCGCGACCCGCCCCGAGGTCGTCCTCCTCGACGTGCACCTGCCGGGCGGTGGCGGCGTCGAGGTGCTGCGCCGCTGCGCGAGCCTGATGGCGGCCGGTGAGGATCCCGTCCGCTTCCTGGCCCTGTCCGTCTCGGACGCGGCCGAGGACGTCATCGGGGTGATCCGGGGCGGCGCCCGCGGCTACGTCACGAAGACGATCACCGGTACCGACCTGGTCGACTCGATCTTCCGGGTCCAGGAGGGCGACGCCGTCTTCTCCCCCCGGCTGGCCGGGTTCGTCCTCGACGCCTTCGCCTCGACGGACGCGCCCCCGGTGGACGAGGACCTGGACCGGCTCACCCAGCGCGAGCGGGAGGTGCTGCGGCTGATCGCCCGGGGATACGCGTACAAGGAGATCGCGAAGCAGCTCTACATCTCGGTGAAGACGGTCGAGTCGCACGTCTCGGCGGTGCTGCGGAAGCTCCAGCTCTCCAACCGCCACGAGCTGACCCGCTGGGCCACCGCCCGCCGCCTGGTCTGACACCGTCCGGGCTGACGCCCTAGCTCACCCGGGTCGCGCCGGCGAAGGGCATCTCGTCGATCGGGGCGATCCGCACCGGGGCGCCGGGGCGGGGGGCGTGGATCATCTGGCCGCCGCCGATGTAGAGACCGACATGGCTGATCCCCGAGTAGAAGAAGACCAGGTCACCGGGGGCGAGCTGGGAGCGGGAGACCCGCTGCCCGGCGTTGATCTGGGTGTACGTGGTGCGCGGAAGGGAGACGCCGGCCGCGCGCCAGGCCGCCTGGGTCAGCCCCGAGCAGTCGTACGCGGACGGGCCCGTCGCGCCCCACACATACGGCTTGCCGAGCTGGGAGCGGGCGAAGGAGATCGCCTCGGCGGCCCGGTTGTTCGGGGCGGTCACCGGGGTGCGATCGCCCCCCGAGGAGCGGTCGGCGCGCGAGGGGGTCGAGACGCCGGTCCCGCCGCTCTCTCCGGACGTGTCCGTGCCGCTCGTACCGCCGGTGCCGCCCGACCCGCTGTTCCCCTGGGAGCCGGTGCCGTTCCGGGCCGCGACGGCGGCGTCGTACCGGGCGCGTTCCTCCGCGGTCAGCCGGGCGAGCAGGGTCCGCGCCGCCTCCAGCTTGCCGAGGACGGCCGTCTTCTGCCGCCGCAGCTCCGTCTCGTGCCCGCGCAGCGCGGCGAGGCTGCTCGCCGACTCGGCGCGCAGCTGCCGGATCGCGCCCAGCTCGCGCCGTACGGCGGTCACGGCCGCCGCCTGCCGGTTCCCGGCCTTCTCCGCGAGCGCGGCCCGCTCCAGGTACTCGTCGGGGTCGGAGGTGAGGGCGAGCTGTACGGCGGGGTCGAGGCCGCCCGAGCGGTACTGCGCGGCGGCCATGGCCCCGAGCCCGTCCCGTGCGGTGTTGAGCCGCTCGGTCCTGCGGGCGGCCTCGTCGCGCAGCCGGTCGAACGCCTCGCGCGCCTCGTCGGCCCGCTCCTTCGCCCCGTTGTACTTCTCCGTCGCGACCTCGGCCTCCTCGTAGAGGCGGTCGACCTTCGCCTTGACCTGGGCGGTGGTGAGCCGGGGGTCCGCGTGCCCGGAGCCCTCGAAGAGCGTCGCGGTCGCCGCGGAGGCGAGGGCGAGCGTGGCGGCGGTGCGGACCGCCTGACCACCGAGGGGGGACTGCCTGGGTTTTCGGTGCGCTGCCACGAGGGCGGGTCACATCCTCTGCCTGCGGGGGGACGGTGCCCGCCGGGCCGACGGCGGTCCGCACAGGGGAGACGGACCGCCGCCGGGTTTTCCTGGCGGGGATGACCGGCAGCCGCCGGGCGACCGGCGGTGGTGGGAGCCGGCCACCTGCTGGAGGACGCTAAACCTCGGGGTCACGCCCCGGCAGTGAGTTGACCGCTACTGGCGGCAGTTGTCGCACATGGACCGATCTCTTTCGCCCGGGACGACGATCCGGGGGACATTGCGGAGGACGACCGACCGAAGCGACGGAGGCGGTGGCCCCGCCCGCAGAGCGGTGCTAGGGGCCCGGTTAGGCTCCGCCCCATGGACGTACTCATCAATGTCTTCGTCGCCCTGCACATCATCGGCATCGCCTCCCTGCTGGGCGGATTCCTCACCCAGATGAAGGCGATGGGCGCCGGTACGGCCCGCTTCACCCCGGCCATGCTGCACGGCGCGCTGACCATGCTGATCACGGGCGTCGCGCTCGTCGGCCTCAACCAGGCCGACGACCAGACCGTGAACAACATCAAGATCGGCATCAAGCTGGCCGTGCTCGTCGTCGTCCTCGGTCTCGTCTACGTCAAGCGCGACGAGGAGACGGTCGACAAGGGCCTCTTCGCCGCCGTCGGCGGTCTGACCACGGCGAACATCTTCATCGCGACCCTCTGGGTGTGACCCGTTCCGCAGGCGGGTGACGAAGGCGGCTCCCCAAGGCGGACCCGGATGTCGGTGGGGCGTCCTAGACTCGTGAGGCGATGAGCAGCCTCTTTGACGACAGCTTCCTGGCCGGCCTCCAGAACCACTCCTCGGGGGAGGCCCCGCCCCCGCCCGAGGACCACGAGCACGGCGCCCCGGCCCCGGAGGAGGTCCCGCACGACCTCTTCGGGGAGCACTTCGACGCGCCCCCGCCCCGGGACGCGTACTACCGCGACGGCGCCGCGCGGCCCGTCGTGGACCCCGCCGCGCTCCTGGACGGGCTGAACGACGAGCAGCGCGCCGCGGTCGTGCACACCGACACCCCGCTGCTCATCGTCGCCGGCGCCGGCTCCGGCAAGACCCGGGTGCTCACCCACCGCATCGCCCACCTCCTGGGCACGCGGCACGTCCACCCCGGCCAGATACTGGCGATCACCTTCACCAACAAGGCCGCCGGCGAGATGAAGGAGCGCGTCGAGCAGCTCGTCGGACCGCGCGCCAACGCCATGTGGGTCATGACCTTCCACAGCGCGTGCGTCCGCATCCTGCGCCGCGAGTCGAAGCGGCTCGGCTTCACCTCCTCCTTCTCGATCTACGACGCCGCCGACTCCAAGCGGCTGATGTCGCTGGTCTGCCGTGATCTGGACCTCGACCCGAAGAAGTTCCCGCCGAAGTCGTTCAGCGCCAAGATCTCGAACCTCAAGAACGAGCTGATCGACGAGGAGTCCTTCGCCGACCAGGCCGTCGACGGCTTCGAGAAGACGCTCGCCGAGGCGTACCGGATGTACCAGGCGCGGCTGCGCGAGGCCAACGCCCTGGACTTCGACGACATCATCATGACGACGGTCCACCTGCTCCAGGCGTTCCCCGACGTCGCCGAGCACTACCGCCGCCGCTTCCGCCACGTCCTCGTCGACGAGTACCAGGACACCAACCACGCCCAGTACACCCTCGTACGGGAGCTCGTCGGCACCGGCTACGAGGACCTCGGCCCGGCCGAGCTGTGCGTCGTCGGCGACGCCGACCAGTCGATCTACGCCTTCCGCGGCGCGACCATCCGCAACATCCTCCAGTTCGAGGAGGACTACCCGGACGCGACGACGATCCTGCTGGAGCAGAACTACCGCTCCACCCAGACGATCCTCTCCGCCGCCAACGCCGTCATCGAGCGCAACGAGTCCCGCCGTCCCAAGAACCTCTGGACGAACGCGGGCGCGGGCGCGCAGATCACCGGCTACGTCGCCGACACCGAGCACGACGAGGCCCAGTTCGTCGCCGACGAGATCGACCGGCTCACGGACACCGGCGAGGCCAAGGCCGGCGACGTCGCCGTCTTCTACCGGACCAACGCCCAGTCCCGTGTCTTCGAAGAGATCTTCATCCGCGTCGGACTGCCCTACAAGGTCGTCGGCGGCGTGCGCTTCTACGAGCGCAAGGAGGTCCGGGACGTCCTCGCGTACCTCCGCGTCCTCGCCAACCCCGAGGACAACGTCCCGCTGCGCCGCATCCTCAACGTCCCCAAGCGGGGCATCGGCGAGCGCGCCGAGGCGATGATCGACGCCCTCGGCCTGCGGGAGAAGATCACCTTCCCGCAGGCGCTCAAGCGGGTCGACGAGGCGTACGGCATGGCCGCGCGCTCCGCGAACGCCGTGAAGCGCTTCAACGCGCTGATGGACGAGCTGCGTACGGTCGTCGAGTCCGGCGCGGGCCCCGCCGTCGTCCTGGAGGCCGTCCTGGAGCGGACGGGCTACCTGGCCGAGCTCCAGGCCTCCACCGACCCGCAGGACGAGACCCGGATCGAGAACCTCCAGGAACTCGCCGCCGTCGCCCTCGAATTCGAGCAGGAGCGCGGCGAGGAGCCCGCGACCCTCGCGGAGTTCCTGGAGAAGGTCGCCCTCGTCGCCGACTCCGACCAGATCCCGGACGAGGACGAGGAAGGCCGGGGCGTCATCACCCTGATGACGCTGCACACCGCCAAGGGCCTCGAGTTCCCGGTGGTGTTCCTCACCGGCATGGAGGACGGCGTCTTCCCGCACATGCGCGCCCTCGGGCAGGCGAAGGAGCTGGAGGAGGAGCGGCGCCTCGCGTACGTCGGCATCACGCGTGCCCGCGAGCGGCTCTACCTCACCCGCTCGTCGATGCGCAGCGCCTGGGGCCAGCCCTCGTACAACCCGGCCTCGCGCTTCCTCGAGGAGATCCCGCCCGCGTACCTGGAGTGGAAGCGGACCGGTCCGATGGCGAAGCCCGCCGGGCCGACCTCGGGCATCACCTCCTCGCTCTCCTCGTCCCGCGCGCGCTCCGGCCCCTCGGGCTTCGCCACCAGGCGCGCCGGTGAGAAGCCGGTGATCTCCCTGCAGATCGGCGACCGCGTGACGCACGACCAGTTCGGTCTGGGCACGGTGACGGCGGTGACGGGGGTCGGCGCGGACGCCCAGGCGACGATCGACTTCGGTGACGAGAAGCCGAAGCGGCTGCTCCTGCGGTACGCGCCGGTCGAGAAGCTGTAGGGGGCGTCCCCCTGGGGGGTGTCTTGCCGATCAGGCCGGGCTCGCCAAGACACCCCCTGGACCCGACGAGAGCGGGGCCCCGGCTGTGGCCGGGGCCCCGCTCTCGTACGGGGGAAGGTCAGCTGGTCGGGTCGAGACCGTGGCTGCGCAGCCAGGCCAGCGGGTCGATGGCGTAACCGCCGCCCGGGCGGACCTCGAAGTGGAGGTGCGGGCCGGTGGAGTTGCCGGTGTCGCCGGAGTACGCGATGACGTCGCCGGCCTTCACGTGACCGGAGCGGATCTTGGCGCTGCTGAGGTGGCAGTACCAGGTCTCGGTGCCGTCGGGGGCGGTCACGATCACCATGTTGCCGTAGGCGCTGTTCAGCTGGGTGCGGACGGTGCCGTCCGTGGCGGCCATCACGGGCGTGCCGGTCTGCACGGGGAAGTCGATGCCGGTGTGCACGGACATCCAGTTGACGCCGGACTGGCCGAAGCGCGCGCTGAGCCGGTGCAGCTCCACCGGCAGCACGAACTTGGGGCGCAGCGCCTCCTTGCGGGCCGCTTCCTTCTCGCGCTTCTTCTTCTCGGCGTCCTGGCGGATCCGGAGGTCGATGCGCTCCTGGGTGCGGCTCGCGCGGTCGCCGAAGTCGCGGGCGTCCTCGCTGAGCGCGGCGAGCTGGGTGTCCAGCGCGTTGTTGGCGGCGACCTGCTTGACGGAGCCGGGGTCGGCCGCGGCGAGGCTGGTGGTGTCGTCCTTCTTGCCGGCGTCGGTGGTGGTGCCGGTGAGGCCGCTGACGGAGGCGGCGGCGATGCCGGCGACGCCCATGACGCAGGCGGAGGGCACGGCGACGGTCAGCAGGGCGGACCGCTTGGCGGGGGTACGGCGCCGGCCGCGGCTGCCGCCGGAGGAGCGACGCACGGGGCGGGCGGCGAGCGGGGACTCCGTACGGAGCTCGTCGGCGGGCTCGTCGTCGGAGGGGGCGTCGGGGAGTTCCTCGGCGACGTCCTCGGTGTACGTGTACGCGGCCTCGGTATCGGCGGCGTCGGCCTCGACGGCGTCCGTGTCCGTGTCCGCCGCCGGCTCCGGGTCGAAGTCGAACGCGAACTCGGCGGTGTGCTCGATCTGCGGGCTGTACTGCTGGGGGACGACCGGCTCGGCCTCCGCGACAGCCTGGTTCCAGGCGGTCGCGTCGTAGGTGCCGGTCTCGGTGGCGAAGGCGGGGGCCGCCCACTGGCCGGTGGCGTCGTAGGACTCGTACCCGAACGTTCCCTGCGCGGCGTACGCGCCGGAGTGGACGGTCTCGTACTGGCCGGTCTGCTGGGCCTCGGTCCAGGCGGAGGCGTCCCACTGGCCGGTGGTGTCGTACGAGGGGGCGGCGTCGTACGGGGTGGTGGTGTCGTACGACGTGGCGGAGGCGTACTGCGTCGCCTGGTCGTACGGCGTTCCCTGGTCGTACTGCGGGGTGGCGCCGGCGTACGGGTCGATGTTCTGCCACTGGCCCGTGGTGTCCCACTGGCCCGTCGTGTCGTACTGCTGCTGCCCGGCGGTGGCGTACTGCTGTCCGCCGGTGTCGTACTGCCCTGTCGTGTCGTACTGACCGGTCATCCCGTACTGGCCGAACTCCCACTGGCCGCTGTGGTCGGCCTGGCCGGCGGCGTAGGCGCCGAACAGCGGGTCGACGGCGAAGCTGCCAGTGGCGTGGGTGCCGTCTCCGACGTACCCGGCGTGGGGGTGCTGGTCGTTCACCAACGTCTCTCTCGCCTCGGCAGCAGGACCAGTCCGGGGCGGGCCCGACGAGGGGTGTCCCGGGGGAAAGCAGTGGCGCGACTGTACCCGGCGGTATACGCAACCGACAATCTTCGGAGGGGTTTGCAGCCGTAGGAAACGGGCAATCGGCTGTGTTTCGCCAGCTCGCGGAGAGAGCTTTGGCCTTGTGTTCGAGAAACGTTCGAAGAACAGGGGGTGGTGCGCCGTCAGGCGACGGAGGCGGCGCCCGGATCCCCGTCCCGAGCCTCCTCTGCGAGCGGCCCGCCGGCGTCCAGGGCCTCCAGGACGCCGGCGACCACGGTCGGGTGGACGGGCAGCGCGAGATGGCCGATGCCGCTGACGCGCACGTTGTGCGCGAGGAGGTCGGGGTGGTCGAGCCGCGCGGTCTCCACCGGCACCATCACCTGGTCGAGATCGCTCCAGAAACTCACGAACCGGGTCCGGCAGCCGGGCGCCGGACCGGCCAGTTCCCGCAGCACCTCCGAGCCGGGGCGCATCTGCCGCACCAGCGGATGCGCGTCCGCGAGGGGGGCCACGGTGGTGCCGGAGTGCGGGGTGCCGAGCATGACCAGGGTGCGCACCCGGGTGTCACCGCCGAGACGCTGTACGTAATAACGGGCGACGAGCCCGCCCAGGCTGTGCCCGACGATGTCGACCTCGGCGTGTCCCGTACGCGCGCGGATCTCCTCCACCCGGCGCCCGAGCAGTTCGGCGGCGCTCCGCAGGTCACAGGTGAGCGGCGAGTAGTTGAGCGACTCGACGCAGTCGCGGCCGCCGTGCCGGGTGAGGGTGCGGCGCAGGAGGACGAACACGGAGCGGTTGTCGACGAAGCCGTGCAGGAGGACGACCGGGCGCGTACCCGGAGTGATCGTCGCGGAGGGGGCG
Above is a genomic segment from Streptomyces sp. NBC_00094 containing:
- a CDS encoding class II aldolase/adducin family protein: MSVIPDPVPVDRLHFAMPPVHATAEEERTHRRQRLAGALRLFGRLGYEEGVSGHISARDPEFPDCYWVNPFGAPFEDLTASDLILVNGEGQVVRGGQHVNQAAFTVHAQVHRARPDAVAVVHTHSLHGRALAALGELLDPLTQESCAFYQDHALYDAYTGVTVDAEEGRRIAVALGSFKAIVLRNHGLLTVGTSVDAAAWWFIAMERCAQVQLTARAAGKPVPIDHREAVATREQLGSDLVGWINYQPLWRRISRAEPELLS
- a CDS encoding DoxX family protein — its product is MTGRADRPNDTTGAPADGPAGTGESGRRAERKARFATWEAAFVRWKAVASRYALLPLRLFLGITFVYAGLDKLTDASFLADTGSGSIGETMRGVRDISAIPGLVDLALKDPSAFGYAISFGELAVGIGTLLGLYARVAALGGALISLSLWLTVSWQVSPYYLGNDLVYLMAWLPLLLAGASVLSLDTFLADRRRRIR
- a CDS encoding PspC domain-containing protein, whose protein sequence is MTSSMPSTHEAPPPAEADSSLPLRRARGGKVVGGVCAGLGRYFDLDPVIFRITVGVLSVTGGVGLVFYGFAWLLVPLAGEEENEGRRLLTGRVSGATLAAILMAMVGCGIFLSMLRSGSMLGFTLLLSCAVCGAAAWSRRRRAAGGETEGRTDHAAAHVVAEAPPETKAPPVLEFPSWWKDPIVKDGSTGRLAMGYLWGPHGIVDAEGRVDGVVPTPGSQWGPDPSARAARPEPSVRRSPVSIGGLVHLLAIVAAVLGTALTWESQPLGKSLATGLVAALAVFGLGLVVSSFLGRTGFGTIVQVVLTACLLAGAVALPDRITTTWVRETWKPTSVAAVQERYELGTGAGLLDLSGVPLPTGAVVTTQAEVGAGQLKVIVPHDAVVKLHAEVGLGDLQLPGQAPEDIDIAPDRVEDRTITPPTGTAPAGTLDLQLEVGIGQVEVTRAAP
- a CDS encoding ATP-binding protein, with translation MSAAARVTETDEPPVRRLYRSADGRWLGGVARGLAGHLGLPVVWVRALFAVLFFTDGLGVLLYAVFWIVVPLGVGGRAAPRPVFETTPDGRRRLRKPDRGQVFALIALLIGGAALVGTVNVDNESGRYVWPVLLIAVGVVLVWRQADNARRASWTDAGRRRRALQLARGLVGVALVGTGLAVFVVVRGSVAQLGTALTASVAVLTGITLLAGPWLVRMSQDLTEERTMRIRAQERAEVAAHVHDSVLHTLTLIQRNADDGGEVRRLARAQERELRNWLYKPEGTGKDEEPATLAEAVKKAAAEVEDKHGVPLEVVVVGDCPLDEKLTAQMQAAREAMVNAAKYGGEGGAVQVYAEVEGRTVFVSVRDRGPGFDLDAVPDDRMGVRESIIGRMQRNGGSARLRSVPGGGTEVELEMERADG
- a CDS encoding response regulator transcription factor; protein product: MSDETGAATGTGAAEEAPGTERRVRVVLVDDHRMFRTGVQAEIGRTEVTGVEVVGEAADVDQAVTVITATRPEVVLLDVHLPGGGGVEVLRRCASLMAAGEDPVRFLALSVSDAAEDVIGVIRGGARGYVTKTITGTDLVDSIFRVQEGDAVFSPRLAGFVLDAFASTDAPPVDEDLDRLTQREREVLRLIARGYAYKEIAKQLYISVKTVESHVSAVLRKLQLSNRHELTRWATARRLV
- a CDS encoding NlpC/P60 family protein, producing the protein MAAHRKPRQSPLGGQAVRTAATLALASAATATLFEGSGHADPRLTTAQVKAKVDRLYEEAEVATEKYNGAKERADEAREAFDRLRDEAARRTERLNTARDGLGAMAAAQYRSGGLDPAVQLALTSDPDEYLERAALAEKAGNRQAAAVTAVRRELGAIRQLRAESASSLAALRGHETELRRQKTAVLGKLEAARTLLARLTAEERARYDAAVAARNGTGSQGNSGSGGTGGTSGTDTSGESGGTGVSTPSRADRSSGGDRTPVTAPNNRAAEAISFARSQLGKPYVWGATGPSAYDCSGLTQAAWRAAGVSLPRTTYTQINAGQRVSRSQLAPGDLVFFYSGISHVGLYIGGGQMIHAPRPGAPVRIAPIDEMPFAGATRVS